The following coding sequences are from one Leptolyngbya sp. NIES-3755 window:
- a CDS encoding oxidoreductase, 2OG-Fe(II) oxygenase family (similar to AA sequence:cyanobase_aa:LBDG_41410), protein MQQTIPIADLQSFLSDDPVQQQDFVLTIGKALEEIGFFALVNHGVDRALIQRAYQLAEEFFELPDEAKLRYEDPKLNGQRGFTRFGKEHAKDHPVPDLKEFWHVGRENHLANLDPIEVPEFHATMNQLYAQLEQCAVKLLEACALYLGEERSCLSETTIDADTILRIIHYPPIPEDVNPASLRSAPHEDINLITLLCEATESGLELLQRDGTWRAIPNVEGQSIVDSGDMLQQLTNGLLKSTTHRVVNPGDRSRRFSMPFFVHPVGKTDLTPLQSCINKTGGVTRFPKITAGEYLHQRLTEIGLK, encoded by the coding sequence ATGCAGCAAACGATTCCGATCGCGGATCTTCAATCTTTTCTCTCAGATGATCCAGTTCAACAGCAAGATTTCGTTTTGACGATCGGGAAAGCCTTGGAAGAAATCGGCTTCTTTGCGCTGGTGAATCATGGAGTCGATCGCGCTCTCATTCAACGCGCTTATCAATTGGCAGAAGAATTCTTTGAGCTACCCGACGAAGCGAAATTACGCTACGAAGATCCGAAACTCAATGGACAGCGAGGATTTACCCGATTTGGAAAAGAACACGCGAAAGATCATCCCGTTCCCGATTTGAAAGAGTTCTGGCACGTTGGACGCGAAAATCATTTAGCCAATCTAGATCCGATCGAAGTTCCTGAGTTTCACGCCACGATGAATCAGCTATACGCCCAACTCGAACAATGCGCGGTGAAACTGCTCGAAGCTTGTGCCTTGTATTTAGGAGAAGAGCGATCGTGCTTGAGTGAAACCACGATCGATGCCGATACGATCTTACGAATCATTCACTATCCGCCGATTCCCGAAGATGTGAATCCTGCCAGTTTACGATCGGCTCCACACGAAGACATTAATCTGATCACGCTACTCTGTGAAGCGACCGAGAGCGGATTAGAACTCTTGCAGCGGGATGGAACCTGGAGAGCGATTCCAAATGTCGAAGGTCAAAGTATTGTCGATAGTGGCGATATGTTGCAGCAATTGACCAATGGATTGCTGAAAAGTACCACTCATCGCGTCGTCAATCCAGGCGATCGATCTCGTCGTTTCTCGATGCCATTTTTTGTCCATCCGGTAGGCAAAACCGATTTAACGCCGCTCCAAAGTTGCATCAACAAAACGGGCGGCGTAACTCGATTTCCTAAAATTACCGCAGGCGAATACTTACATCAGCGACTGACTGAAATCGGGCTGAAATAA
- a CDS encoding RNA 2'-phosphotransferase-like protein (similar to AA sequence:cyanobase_aa:LBDG_57480): MRQRTATQLKRLWGRDWCSTAPKPTNGRLQDWGSIPHVSTKFHFGSHAQMEKDRSTKISRYLSKHLRHNPERLGLSLAPGGWVSVDELLTACATYQFPVTRIELEEVVATCNKQRFSFDQTRTRIRANQGHSVEVDLQLEPQAPPDVLYHGTGELSVPAILESGLLKMSRHHVHLSIETETARKVGMRHGRPAILAVDSAAMHQAGFIFYCSDNGVWLVDHVPANYLALI; the protein is encoded by the coding sequence ATGAGACAAAGAACAGCGACTCAACTCAAACGGTTATGGGGACGCGATTGGTGTTCGACTGCTCCGAAACCAACAAACGGACGGTTGCAGGACTGGGGTTCAATTCCCCACGTCTCCACTAAATTTCATTTCGGATCTCATGCACAGATGGAAAAAGATCGATCGACAAAGATCAGCAGATATCTCAGTAAGCATTTGCGTCATAATCCAGAGCGCCTTGGATTGTCTCTCGCTCCAGGTGGTTGGGTGAGTGTCGATGAACTACTAACCGCTTGTGCAACTTACCAGTTTCCCGTCACTCGTATAGAGTTAGAGGAAGTTGTTGCAACCTGCAATAAGCAGCGATTCTCATTTGACCAGACAAGGACACGCATTCGAGCCAATCAAGGTCATAGTGTCGAAGTCGATCTACAACTCGAACCACAAGCGCCGCCTGATGTGCTCTATCACGGAACAGGAGAACTATCTGTGCCAGCGATTCTGGAGTCTGGACTGTTGAAGATGTCACGCCACCATGTGCATTTATCGATCGAGACAGAAACCGCTCGTAAAGTAGGAATGCGACATGGACGACCTGCGATTCTTGCTGTCGATAGTGCCGCAATGCACCAGGCAGGATTTATCTTTTATTGTTCAGACAATGGCGTTTGGTTAGTAGATCACGTGCCAGCAAACTATTTGGCGTTAATTTAA
- a CDS encoding hypothetical protein (similar to AA sequence:cyanobase_aa:Aazo_3885), protein MNTHDLFMLILMLIPGILLSVAIMATFAAGG, encoded by the coding sequence ATGAACACCCACGACCTATTCATGCTGATTTTGATGCTAATCCCTGGGATCTTGCTGTCTGTGGCAATTATGGCAACGTTTGCAGCGGGTGGCTAA
- a CDS encoding lipoic acid synthetase (similar to AA sequence:cyanobase_aa:LBDG_32840): MVVKPDWLRVKAPQWERVGNVKEVLRDLALNTVCEEASCPNIGECFSNGTATFLIMGPACTRACPYCDIDFEKKPQPLDPTEPTRLAEAVRRMRLNHVVVTSVNRDDLPDGGASQFVRCIEEIRAVSPKTTIEVLIPDLCGNWDALKIILSASPEVLNHNTETIPRLYRRVRPQGDYARSLELLKQVRQINPKVYTKSGIMVGLGETDAEVRQTMQDLRAADCDILTIGQYLQPTQKHLGVQDFVTPEQFDAWREFGESIDFLQVISSPLTRSSYHAEQVQALMQLYPR, translated from the coding sequence GTGGTTGTTAAACCGGACTGGCTACGAGTCAAAGCTCCTCAGTGGGAGCGAGTCGGCAACGTCAAAGAAGTCTTACGAGATCTCGCACTCAATACCGTGTGCGAAGAAGCTTCCTGTCCAAATATTGGGGAGTGCTTCAGTAACGGAACGGCGACGTTTTTGATTATGGGTCCGGCTTGTACTCGTGCGTGTCCCTATTGCGATATCGATTTTGAGAAGAAACCCCAACCGCTTGATCCCACTGAACCCACACGATTGGCGGAAGCAGTCAGACGAATGCGATTGAATCATGTAGTCGTGACTTCGGTGAATCGGGATGATTTGCCCGATGGAGGCGCTTCGCAGTTTGTTCGCTGTATTGAAGAGATTCGAGCGGTTTCACCTAAGACGACGATCGAGGTTTTGATCCCCGATTTATGTGGCAATTGGGACGCGCTCAAAATCATTCTGAGTGCATCACCGGAAGTGCTGAATCACAATACTGAAACGATTCCTCGCTTGTATCGGCGGGTTCGTCCTCAAGGCGATTATGCTCGATCGCTGGAATTACTCAAGCAAGTTCGACAAATCAATCCAAAGGTTTATACCAAATCTGGAATCATGGTTGGACTGGGTGAAACCGATGCGGAAGTGCGCCAAACAATGCAGGATTTGAGAGCGGCAGACTGCGATATTTTAACGATCGGGCAATATCTCCAACCGACTCAGAAACATTTAGGTGTACAGGATTTTGTCACACCTGAACAGTTCGACGCATGGCGGGAATTTGGCGAATCGATCGACTTTTTACAAGTGATTTCGTCTCCGCTGACTCGAAGTTCGTATCATGCTGAGCAAGTTCAAGCTTTGATGCAACTGTATCCGAGATGA
- a CDS encoding HNH endonuclease (similar to AA sequence:cyanobase_aa:LBDG_43380): MSEYVPVALKQLVFDRAREMCEYCRSPAKYAIDPLVIDHIHPVSRGGQTISDNLALSCQTCNNCKYNKIEAPDPATEQVAPLFHPRQMNWNQHFIWNEDATQMLGITPTGRATVTLFQTKAICECYRSFTP, from the coding sequence ATGTCTGAATACGTTCCGGTTGCTCTAAAACAGCTTGTGTTCGATCGCGCTCGTGAAATGTGCGAATACTGCCGCAGTCCAGCAAAATATGCGATCGATCCGCTCGTTATTGATCACATTCATCCAGTTAGCCGAGGTGGACAAACGATTTCAGATAATCTCGCCCTATCTTGCCAAACGTGCAACAACTGTAAATACAACAAGATTGAAGCGCCTGATCCCGCAACAGAGCAAGTTGCACCCCTGTTTCATCCCAGACAGATGAATTGGAATCAGCACTTTATTTGGAATGAAGATGCAACCCAAATGTTGGGCATTACTCCCACCGGACGGGCAACTGTGACGCTATTTCAGACCAAAGCAATTTGTGAATGCTACAGATCCTTCACCCCCTAA
- a CDS encoding transcriptional regulatory protein LysR family protein (similar to AA sequence:cyanobase_aa:gll2856): MVNLEWYRSFVAVYRVGTVSGAAESLYLTQPAVSQHIAALEAMLKVTLFQRMPRRMLPTEAGKRLYTRVVNAIETLESVSTLTETSPLIRLGTPTEFFSEYLLKRFDQGVNFTVQFGLVQDLIERLLADQIDCAIATQKIAHSAIEYHPLYEESFWLVAPPGMEIEQSEQWLRQQTWIAYGEDLPIIRRFWRVVFGQRLEVNPQFVFPDLRTIRDAVSQGLGLSVLPDYLCADWIEQDRLMLVLKPEKAVTNQIWFAYRKSERRSQSVQFFIDRF; the protein is encoded by the coding sequence ATGGTTAATCTCGAATGGTATCGGAGCTTTGTCGCGGTGTATCGAGTCGGAACAGTTTCAGGAGCAGCAGAAAGTTTGTATCTGACTCAGCCTGCGGTCAGCCAGCATATTGCAGCGTTGGAAGCAATGTTGAAGGTGACATTGTTTCAGAGAATGCCGCGTCGAATGTTGCCGACTGAAGCAGGAAAGCGGCTTTATACTCGTGTGGTGAATGCGATCGAGACTCTAGAATCTGTTTCAACGCTCACAGAAACATCCCCGCTCATTCGATTAGGAACACCCACCGAGTTTTTTAGTGAATATCTTCTGAAACGATTCGATCAAGGTGTGAATTTCACTGTGCAATTTGGGTTAGTTCAGGACTTGATCGAGCGATTGTTAGCGGATCAAATTGATTGTGCGATCGCGACTCAGAAAATTGCTCATTCTGCGATCGAGTATCATCCCCTCTATGAAGAAAGCTTCTGGCTCGTTGCTCCACCCGGTATGGAAATTGAACAATCAGAACAATGGCTTAGACAACAGACTTGGATTGCTTATGGTGAAGATTTACCGATTATTCGACGGTTTTGGCGCGTTGTATTTGGACAGCGATTAGAAGTGAATCCACAGTTTGTCTTTCCCGATTTGAGAACGATTCGAGATGCAGTCTCACAAGGGTTAGGCTTGAGTGTGCTACCGGATTATCTCTGTGCAGATTGGATTGAGCAAGATCGATTAATGTTAGTCCTGAAACCAGAAAAAGCAGTCACGAATCAGATTTGGTTCGCTTATCGAAAATCGGAACGTCGATCACAGTCTGTCCAGTTTTTTATCGATCGATTTTAG
- a CDS encoding glycerol-3-phosphate dehydrogenase NAD(P)+ (similar to AA sequence:cyanobase_aa:LBDG_32830) — protein sequence MRIAVIGAGAWGSTLAGLAQENGHEVSVWSRRSERSLNDTISDSELLISAVSMKGVRSVIEQLSITVPTIVTATKGLDPESGNETALPLLPSQVWQAAFPESSIAVLSGPNLSKEIQQGLPAASVVAHSDQTIADRIQQAFSSARFRVYTNADPLGVELGGTLKNVIAIAVGACDGLQLGTNAKSALVTRGLAEMIRLGTHWGAKPETFYGLSGLGDLLATCSSSLSRNYQVGYGLAQGKTLSEVLATLEGTAEGINTTQVLVKLAQAQGISMPISVQVDRLLRGEITPRSAVGELMQRDSKPESI from the coding sequence ATGAGAATCGCAGTGATTGGGGCGGGAGCTTGGGGATCGACGCTGGCAGGATTGGCGCAGGAAAATGGGCATGAGGTTTCGGTGTGGTCGCGTCGAAGTGAACGATCGCTAAACGACACCATTTCTGACTCTGAACTTCTGATCTCAGCAGTTTCGATGAAAGGAGTGCGATCTGTAATTGAACAACTGTCGATCACGGTTCCTACGATCGTCACTGCCACGAAAGGATTAGATCCAGAATCGGGAAATGAAACCGCTTTACCGTTATTGCCCTCACAAGTTTGGCAGGCGGCATTTCCCGAAAGCTCGATCGCGGTTTTATCCGGTCCCAATCTTTCTAAAGAGATTCAGCAAGGTTTACCCGCTGCGAGTGTGGTCGCGCATTCCGATCAAACAATTGCCGATCGCATTCAGCAAGCTTTTTCTTCGGCTCGATTTCGGGTGTATACGAACGCTGATCCGCTTGGCGTTGAACTGGGTGGAACCTTGAAGAATGTGATTGCGATCGCGGTTGGAGCCTGTGACGGATTGCAGCTTGGAACGAATGCGAAATCAGCCTTAGTCACTCGTGGACTGGCGGAAATGATTCGATTGGGAACGCATTGGGGCGCAAAGCCTGAAACGTTTTATGGCTTGTCTGGATTGGGGGATTTGCTTGCGACTTGTAGTAGTTCGCTCAGTCGAAATTACCAAGTGGGATATGGACTGGCGCAAGGAAAAACGCTGTCTGAAGTGCTGGCGACTCTAGAGGGAACCGCAGAAGGAATTAATACGACTCAGGTTTTGGTCAAATTAGCGCAGGCACAAGGGATCTCGATGCCAATTTCGGTGCAGGTCGATCGCTTATTGCGCGGAGAAATTACACCTCGATCGGCGGTTGGAGAATTAATGCAGCGCGATAGTAAGCCAGAGAGTATTTGA
- a CDS encoding ThiJ/PfpI protein domain protein (similar to AA sequence:cyanobase_aa:PCC8801_3144) → MSKKILIVLTSHATLGNTGKETGFYLPEVSHPVAVFDRANFTIEYVSPKGGKAPMIGIDLTDPLNQAFVENPEKMAQVENTLRPEQVNPTEYDALFYAGGHGTMWDFPNTPELDRIAETIYDRGGVVGAVCHGPAGLVNLKLNGKYLVDGKTVAAFTNEEEAAVELTEVVPFLLESTLIERGATVEKAANFQEKVVVSDRLVTGQNPASATGVAKAMVELLTPASETLATV, encoded by the coding sequence ATGTCTAAGAAAATTCTGATTGTGCTAACGAGTCATGCCACCTTAGGGAACACAGGCAAAGAAACAGGCTTCTATCTGCCTGAAGTCAGTCATCCGGTTGCAGTGTTCGATCGAGCAAATTTCACGATCGAGTACGTCAGTCCCAAAGGTGGCAAAGCTCCCATGATCGGCATTGATTTAACTGATCCACTCAATCAAGCCTTTGTCGAAAATCCTGAAAAAATGGCTCAAGTCGAGAACACCCTGCGACCAGAGCAAGTCAATCCGACCGAGTATGATGCCCTCTTCTATGCAGGCGGACACGGCACGATGTGGGACTTTCCGAATACACCAGAACTCGATCGGATTGCAGAAACGATTTACGATCGAGGTGGAGTTGTCGGCGCAGTCTGTCATGGTCCTGCTGGATTAGTAAACTTGAAGCTAAACGGGAAGTATTTGGTGGATGGAAAAACCGTTGCAGCATTCACAAACGAGGAAGAAGCCGCCGTTGAACTGACTGAAGTTGTGCCTTTTCTGCTGGAATCAACGCTGATTGAACGCGGTGCAACCGTTGAGAAAGCTGCGAACTTTCAAGAAAAAGTGGTGGTCAGCGATCGCTTAGTCACTGGACAAAATCCCGCCTCTGCTACCGGAGTCGCCAAAGCAATGGTCGAATTGCTCACCCCTGCTTCTGAAACACTCGCAACTGTTTAG
- a CDS encoding hypothetical protein (hypothetical protein Npun_R2662;~similar to AA sequence:cyanobase_aa:LBDG_41430) codes for MKQALKEWSIAVQALEQGESILLLRKGGIQEEKGRFEVPFRQVLLYPTFEHQDPNLLKQPNLVERVESGWHPEAIDISSYAEITDVLQVSEPDVVRSLIPFHIWNDRFVEERLKWKPRSPLYLLLLKVFRLPQTQTIPYRESYGGCRSWIEIDEISIENAIPVLTEAEYQERVRQIREIALEGSIVR; via the coding sequence ATGAAACAAGCCCTAAAAGAATGGTCGATCGCAGTTCAAGCTTTGGAGCAAGGGGAATCGATTTTGCTCCTTCGCAAAGGTGGCATTCAAGAAGAAAAGGGACGATTTGAAGTTCCGTTTCGTCAAGTGTTGCTCTATCCCACGTTCGAGCATCAAGATCCAAATTTGCTCAAACAACCGAATTTAGTCGAGCGAGTCGAATCGGGCTGGCATCCTGAAGCGATCGACATTTCTTCTTACGCTGAGATCACTGATGTACTCCAAGTGAGCGAACCTGATGTCGTGCGATCGCTGATTCCGTTTCACATTTGGAACGATCGCTTTGTCGAAGAGCGGCTGAAATGGAAACCTCGATCGCCGTTATATTTACTGTTATTAAAAGTATTTCGTTTACCGCAAACTCAAACGATTCCGTATCGAGAATCTTATGGCGGCTGTCGATCGTGGATTGAGATTGATGAGATCTCGATCGAGAATGCGATTCCGGTATTGACTGAAGCGGAGTATCAGGAACGAGTTCGGCAGATTCGAGAGATTGCTTTGGAAGGTTCGATCGTGCGTTGA
- a CDS encoding hypothetical protein (hypothetical protein Npun_F0604;~similar to AA sequence:cyanobase_aa:LBDG_11350) — translation MLKKNQSVFAFLLGGFLVCSAPISVVQAQQTPQQELTELKQQQQLRSQVEDEIDRALSRSSLLLNIALITLTVFPIALLVALWKFRRVIIREIVDRGLQQLQHLSEVEHQLQDVQQEAERRIQQSREVIDQLEREVQALQKRISEDAESLTGLTSQLSRSQSELLAGLETQVNLSKRELEKLSSDFVVHLSMLQTDAQEQTTIAADRFNEVRDRLMAQLDGIEAFATEQQHLTQEHLTRSQSAFTTHLDELQSDVQLQRDQMLQRLAQFEQDYMTQVSEVQTDTEDRRNQLLEDLRHLKAEFATQLAGFQTDSQQQRDRIREQIEQLEAELSETTTEIRSNLEQRQKRVEEDLDQKETEVRSQLEHHQQRVQANLDQKETEVRSQLEQHQKQAQDDLNQRQSEVLAQFSELETTAIQGRTNFLDKLRLLESDAGQQKQAIFNKLQQLEFEFVSQLSGLREQAQNRRPEPVGAPEQSSDFEQAETLFKSGQFEDAIAHYDRAIEHRSNNPELWLRRGLALGRLKQFKEAIASYDRAIQLDPDYSEAWCDRGVALGKLQRHEEAFRSFNQAVQIRPSDSIAWLNRGLALQMLGRYSEALASFDEALKLDSEAYKVWNYRGYLLVQLERDRDALESFDFAIDIQPKYAPAYYNKAICYALQGHTQAAIENLEEAIRINPRYRDDAKNDPEFEQIMNDRRFRQLVEH, via the coding sequence ATGCTGAAAAAAAATCAATCAGTTTTTGCTTTTCTGCTAGGCGGCTTTCTCGTCTGTTCTGCACCGATTAGCGTGGTTCAGGCGCAACAAACTCCGCAGCAGGAATTGACCGAACTGAAACAGCAGCAACAATTACGATCGCAGGTCGAAGATGAGATCGATCGCGCTTTATCTCGTTCGAGTTTGTTGCTCAACATTGCGCTGATTACTCTAACCGTGTTTCCGATCGCGCTTCTGGTGGCGCTCTGGAAATTCCGTCGAGTGATTATTCGAGAAATTGTCGATCGGGGATTACAACAGCTTCAGCATCTATCAGAGGTGGAACATCAGTTACAAGATGTGCAACAAGAAGCGGAACGGAGAATCCAACAGTCACGAGAAGTGATTGATCAACTCGAACGAGAAGTCCAAGCCCTACAGAAAAGGATTTCAGAAGATGCAGAAAGCTTAACGGGTTTAACTTCGCAATTATCGCGATCGCAGTCTGAACTCTTAGCGGGACTTGAAACTCAAGTGAATCTCTCGAAGCGTGAATTAGAAAAGCTTTCCTCGGATTTTGTTGTTCATTTGTCGATGTTGCAAACGGATGCACAAGAACAGACGACGATCGCAGCCGATCGCTTCAATGAAGTGCGCGATCGCTTGATGGCACAACTAGACGGAATCGAAGCGTTTGCAACCGAGCAACAACATCTAACGCAAGAACATTTAACCCGCTCACAGAGTGCCTTTACAACGCATCTCGATGAACTGCAATCGGACGTTCAACTGCAACGTGATCAGATGCTGCAACGATTGGCGCAGTTTGAGCAGGATTACATGACGCAGGTTTCAGAAGTTCAGACAGATACAGAAGATCGGCGCAATCAATTGTTGGAAGATTTGCGGCATCTCAAAGCTGAATTTGCGACACAACTTGCTGGATTCCAAACCGATAGTCAACAACAGCGCGATCGCATTCGGGAACAAATCGAACAATTGGAAGCTGAGCTTTCAGAAACTACAACCGAAATTCGTTCCAACTTAGAACAGCGTCAAAAACGAGTCGAAGAAGATTTGGATCAGAAGGAAACGGAAGTGAGATCGCAGCTTGAACATCATCAACAGCGAGTTCAGGCAAATCTGGATCAGAAAGAAACGGAAGTACGATCGCAGCTTGAACAACATCAGAAACAAGCACAAGACGATCTCAATCAGAGACAATCCGAAGTACTCGCACAGTTCTCCGAATTAGAAACGACTGCAATTCAAGGTAGAACAAACTTCCTCGATAAGTTGCGACTACTCGAATCTGATGCAGGACAACAAAAGCAAGCCATCTTTAACAAGCTTCAACAGTTAGAGTTTGAGTTTGTGTCTCAACTGTCAGGACTGCGCGAACAAGCTCAAAATCGTCGTCCTGAACCCGTTGGAGCACCAGAGCAATCTTCAGATTTCGAGCAGGCTGAGACCTTGTTTAAATCGGGTCAATTTGAAGACGCGATCGCACATTACGATCGAGCAATCGAACACAGATCGAACAATCCTGAACTCTGGCTCAGACGCGGATTAGCACTCGGACGATTGAAACAATTCAAAGAAGCGATCGCATCTTACGATCGAGCCATCCAACTCGATCCTGATTACTCTGAGGCTTGGTGCGATCGAGGTGTGGCACTCGGTAAATTACAGCGACATGAGGAAGCATTCCGATCCTTTAATCAAGCTGTTCAGATTCGTCCTAGTGACTCGATCGCGTGGCTGAATCGTGGATTAGCGCTGCAAATGTTGGGTCGATATTCAGAAGCGCTTGCTTCCTTTGATGAAGCTCTGAAACTCGATTCGGAAGCTTACAAGGTTTGGAACTATCGCGGTTATCTCTTGGTGCAACTAGAGCGCGATCGAGATGCCTTGGAAAGTTTTGATTTCGCGATCGACATTCAGCCGAAGTATGCACCTGCGTACTACAACAAAGCGATTTGTTATGCACTTCAGGGACACACACAAGCCGCGATTGAGAATCTTGAAGAAGCGATTCGGATCAATCCCCGCTATCGAGATGATGCCAAAAACGATCCGGAATTCGAGCAGATCATGAACGATCGGCGATTCCGCCAACTGGTTGAACATTAA
- a CDS encoding ABC-2 type transporter family protein (similar to AA sequence:cyanobase_aa:LBDG_26950) produces MNIFRRLLESRFFVLAVKEISQILRNKQLIFLLVFPPTVQLLIFGFALSPSVDHLKLGVMDYSNTPMSRELTAALTANRVFDVKSMSIDESDLSNQVRRGDITAGLIIPTDFNRSLRSENNPAEVQVLIDAVDANTAGIASGYATQIINQFGQRFTPEVTPPIQTEATILYNPGLVSSWFIVPGVIGLVLNLGSSLVSTAAVVREKDTGTLEQLLMTPAAEWEIILAKVVPLFVLLLGEVMLALSVAHFIFQVPFRGSLPMFLFFSGLYACVGIGVGFLLATISKTQQQAILTSFFINLPLIQLSGAIAPVESMPKFFQILSLANPLRHYVKIARGVLLKGNGLDVLYPEAIALFCFAIALLYISTSKFRSQLN; encoded by the coding sequence ATGAATATTTTTCGACGGTTATTAGAAAGTCGGTTTTTTGTACTTGCAGTTAAAGAAATTAGTCAAATTCTGCGGAATAAACAACTTATCTTTCTTTTAGTATTTCCGCCTACCGTTCAACTCTTGATTTTTGGATTTGCGCTGAGTCCGAGTGTCGATCATCTCAAACTGGGTGTGATGGACTATTCCAATACTCCGATGAGTCGTGAACTAACAGCAGCACTCACAGCGAATCGAGTGTTTGACGTGAAATCAATGTCGATCGACGAATCTGATCTGAGCAATCAAGTCCGACGCGGCGACATCACCGCAGGCTTGATCATTCCAACGGATTTTAATCGATCGCTTCGCTCTGAAAACAATCCCGCTGAAGTTCAAGTGCTAATTGATGCGGTCGATGCGAATACTGCCGGAATTGCCAGCGGTTATGCCACGCAAATTATCAATCAATTCGGACAGCGATTTACGCCCGAAGTCACACCACCGATTCAAACTGAAGCAACGATTCTCTACAATCCGGGATTAGTTTCGAGTTGGTTTATTGTTCCAGGTGTGATTGGATTAGTCCTAAATTTAGGAAGTTCTCTCGTTTCTACTGCCGCTGTAGTTCGAGAAAAAGATACAGGAACTTTAGAACAGCTTTTAATGACTCCTGCGGCAGAATGGGAGATTATCTTAGCTAAAGTCGTTCCCTTGTTCGTTCTACTCTTGGGCGAAGTCATGTTGGCACTCTCGGTTGCACACTTTATCTTTCAAGTGCCATTCCGAGGGAGTCTGCCGATGTTTCTGTTTTTCTCTGGATTGTATGCTTGTGTGGGGATTGGTGTAGGCTTTTTGTTAGCAACCATTTCTAAGACCCAACAGCAAGCGATTTTAACTTCGTTTTTTATCAATTTGCCGTTGATCCAACTCTCAGGTGCGATCGCTCCCGTCGAAAGTATGCCAAAGTTCTTCCAAATCTTGTCTTTGGCGAATCCACTGCGTCATTATGTCAAGATTGCACGAGGTGTTCTGCTGAAAGGGAATGGGTTAGATGTGTTGTATCCTGAAGCGATCGCGCTTTTTTGTTTTGCGATCGCGCTTCTCTACATCAGCACAAGCAAATTCCGCAGTCAGTTAAATTAA
- a CDS encoding hypothetical protein (similar to AA sequence:cyanobase_aa:PCC8801_4465) — translation MSLDELIQAANQLDEADLDTLLQQVVVLRVHRKANTLPKKEAELLEKINQGIDPKLRAQYQALRTKREAETLTDAEYKTLIQLSSHIEQIGAQRLEALANLAQLRQVSVTELMETLGIQPVSYV, via the coding sequence ATGAGCCTTGATGAACTCATTCAAGCAGCGAATCAGCTAGACGAAGCGGATCTTGATACCCTGCTTCAGCAAGTCGTCGTACTGCGGGTTCACCGGAAAGCCAACACATTGCCTAAAAAAGAAGCCGAACTGCTTGAAAAAATTAATCAAGGAATTGATCCAAAACTCCGCGCCCAATATCAAGCCCTTCGCACCAAACGAGAAGCCGAAACGCTAACAGATGCAGAATACAAAACACTAATTCAACTCAGCAGCCACATCGAACAAATTGGCGCTCAACGTCTTGAAGCTTTAGCTAATCTTGCTCAACTTCGTCAAGTCTCTGTCACAGAGCTAATGGAAACGCTTGGGATTCAACCCGTGAGTTATGTCTGA
- a CDS encoding hypothetical protein (hypothetical protein ACCM5_24759;~similar to AA sequence:cyanobase_aa:LBDG_41420), translating to MNNFSFDELQKKDLLTALGLWLVVEAVSFVLFPTIGLINPGARLRTWFLLSVPFGLGGAALLSMSSRFVATAGERGQRKMASFIGQFGGWIGLAGIMFPFLVVCIEFFSTLDLQR from the coding sequence ATGAACAACTTCTCCTTCGACGAATTGCAAAAGAAAGATCTGCTTACAGCGCTAGGTTTGTGGCTGGTCGTGGAAGCGGTGAGCTTTGTGCTGTTTCCCACGATCGGTTTAATCAATCCAGGCGCTAGACTGAGAACATGGTTTCTGCTGAGTGTGCCGTTTGGATTGGGTGGCGCTGCGTTGTTGAGTATGAGTTCTCGCTTTGTGGCGACCGCAGGTGAACGAGGACAGAGAAAAATGGCTTCGTTTATCGGTCAATTCGGCGGCTGGATTGGACTTGCAGGAATTATGTTTCCGTTTTTGGTGGTGTGTATTGAGTTTTTCTCAACCCTAGATTTACAAAGATGA